A genomic stretch from Flavobacterium humidisoli includes:
- a CDS encoding site-specific integrase: MLESSFGLGFFLKRPKIESREWIMYFRITVDGIRKESSTKKKWDNTRWDQRFERAVGSKENAKSLNFFLDSLTLKINEIKTEMMYSGKIITAEKIMDKVQGRTAPKIKVLEEFQKHNDEMEALLGKGYAKGTLDRFTITKNHLTAFIKFKVKKHDLEFADLNLEFVKDFEFYLRTVRDCSSNNTLKYIANFKKIVIRTIDKEIITKDPFKNFKGRKTKLVKKPLTAQELYELESHYFTTDRLNVVRDVFVFQCYTGLAYIDAYQLKKTDIKKGIDRNLWIMSERQKTNSSFNVPLLPQALKIVEKYKEHPLCIQRGTVLPVSSNQKMNEYLKELAVLCGFPLTLNTHMARRTFGSTVTLNNNVPINVVKELLGHASVKQTEAYAITEQATIGREMSIVNKKLNKTGSKMSKPDLAVLSRLEKEIQAIKKKYNITS, from the coding sequence ATGTTGGAAAGCAGTTTTGGTTTGGGATTCTTTTTAAAAAGACCCAAAATAGAAAGCAGGGAATGGATTATGTATTTCAGAATAACTGTTGACGGTATCCGTAAGGAAAGCTCAACTAAGAAAAAATGGGATAATACACGATGGGATCAAAGGTTCGAAAGAGCGGTCGGCTCAAAGGAAAATGCAAAGTCACTGAACTTCTTTTTGGATTCGCTGACTTTAAAAATCAATGAAATCAAAACCGAAATGATGTACAGCGGCAAAATCATAACCGCTGAAAAAATTATGGACAAGGTTCAGGGAAGGACAGCCCCAAAGATTAAGGTGCTGGAAGAATTTCAAAAGCATAACGATGAAATGGAGGCGCTTCTTGGAAAAGGCTATGCAAAAGGCACCCTTGACCGGTTTACCATTACTAAAAACCATTTGACTGCGTTTATAAAATTCAAGGTTAAAAAGCACGATCTTGAATTTGCGGATTTGAATCTTGAGTTTGTAAAGGATTTCGAGTTTTACCTTAGAACTGTACGCGACTGCAGCAGCAACAACACCCTAAAGTATATTGCAAATTTCAAAAAGATTGTAATCCGCACCATCGATAAGGAAATAATCACAAAGGATCCATTTAAGAACTTTAAGGGACGTAAAACAAAACTGGTAAAAAAACCGCTCACCGCGCAGGAACTGTACGAACTGGAAAGTCATTATTTCACAACTGACAGGCTCAATGTCGTAAGGGATGTATTTGTCTTCCAATGCTACACTGGCCTGGCTTACATAGACGCATACCAATTAAAAAAGACTGATATCAAAAAAGGTATTGACAGAAACCTGTGGATTATGTCCGAAAGGCAGAAAACAAACTCATCATTTAATGTCCCTCTTCTTCCCCAAGCACTGAAAATAGTTGAAAAATATAAAGAGCACCCGCTGTGTATCCAGCGTGGAACCGTGCTTCCTGTTTCATCCAACCAGAAAATGAATGAGTACCTGAAAGAGTTGGCAGTCTTGTGCGGCTTTCCTCTTACATTAAACACGCATATGGCCCGCCGTACTTTCGGAAGCACTGTCACATTAAATAACAACGTCCCTATTAATGTAGTTAAAGAACTGCTGGGTCATGCATCGGTAAAACAGACTGAGGCATATGCTATAACTGAGCAGGCCACAATCGGACGTGAAATGTCTATTGTCAATAAAAAACTCAATAAAACTGGGTCCAAAATGTCTAAGCCTGATTTGGCGGTTCTCAGCAGGCTCGAAAAAGAAATCCAGGCAATCAAAAAGAAATACAATATAACTTCATGA
- a CDS encoding polysaccharide deacetylase family protein: MAILPILMYHNICDTESNKLTVSVQNLEQQLQYLKNNNYTTFHFSELQRMKSIPKKSIVLTFDDATENQLIFAIPLLEKFNFKASFFIPFFYIGKTDLWINGYGFSKKKIMTIEQLKGLNSNRIELGYHSYEHKKYSLLSAIEIQNDFLKCEKIIEDNGLKIYPVLAYPYGNYPKAGNRKENFKQILISNRIKLGLRIGNRPNRFPFKDDYEIKRIDIKGQDSLLIFKLKIRFGKLNLF; the protein is encoded by the coding sequence ATGGCTATACTCCCTATTTTAATGTATCATAACATTTGTGATACTGAAAGTAATAAATTAACTGTTTCTGTGCAAAACTTAGAGCAACAGCTTCAATATTTAAAAAACAACAATTATACAACGTTTCATTTTTCCGAATTACAAAGAATGAAATCTATACCCAAAAAAAGCATTGTACTCACTTTTGACGATGCTACTGAAAATCAACTGATTTTTGCTATCCCATTACTGGAAAAATTTAATTTTAAGGCCAGTTTTTTTATTCCTTTTTTTTATATAGGAAAAACAGATTTATGGATAAATGGTTATGGATTTTCTAAAAAAAAGATCATGACAATTGAGCAGTTAAAAGGTCTAAATAGCAATAGGATAGAATTAGGATATCATTCATATGAACATAAAAAATATAGTTTATTATCTGCAATAGAAATACAAAATGATTTTCTAAAATGTGAAAAGATAATTGAGGATAATGGATTAAAAATATATCCAGTCTTGGCGTATCCCTATGGCAACTACCCTAAGGCAGGGAATAGGAAAGAAAATTTTAAACAAATACTAATTAGCAATAGAATAAAATTGGGATTAAGAATCGGCAATCGTCCAAATCGCTTTCCTTTTAAAGATGATTACGAGATAAAAAGAATAGATATTAAAGGTCAAGATAGTTTACTGATTTTTAAATTAAAAATAAGATTTGGTAAATTAAATTTGTTCTAA